The following are encoded in a window of Pieris napi chromosome 23, ilPieNapi1.2, whole genome shotgun sequence genomic DNA:
- the LOC125061509 gene encoding DNA repair protein complementing XP-C cells homolog isoform X1 — MPTTRKKVTKTVYNENDSEPDGDFNDSGSDAVISSASSSNEEEEQNSSADEFKNTKKQRRYHSKVQTPRVKPHFTKSLLATIQKQSDNTENDEEAPLISVKDLTDADKLLPLLNLSESDSSDDEGPKIKTEKKTPKTMFSQIEDSDSESTKVEYKDVFSNLQDDSEEVARKTFLELEKHKNKIEEAKTSIQNYCIENCKKESNVEDLLALGGDVLPEEPVKTKKKTRKVKEDSESDMEDWEEVNESKLPTKDGIELFVDIPGACCRKSKKTLDVEMMMKRKMNRVKKEQQLIIHKVHVLCWLGHGNFVSGVLNDQDILSAALSMVPSKECYPGQRVDMKYLEQITSWYHDKVILKQDRHENKFRTKAPPLKNILLEQIKKKVFSTKKYIVYVFVSMLRSLGLQCRVMFNFVTVPIRPPNSELYSLSTKDKTENDKNEGDGNKTDKKGVKKESKKIKIPQLDGIYDESSSDSSDEMANITQLDGNDDVSPVKRRNTRSQKNIENKDVSPPKRARRNKEMEKPKEEPAEKPKRNVRKKKDQTEANEPPKIVVTNDENVSSQYFETAKPTVEITKRKRTRTTGAAKVQETKPRTKSAPGTSNTSKYFDENVKTRSRKKDDNQRVSHRDLKKEIPKAKNDVTDDLVHILKSRVKEAKEQTKRLKVKGKVKEESEDSDYLTVESPKRRRSNSSDEFKPSKISPKPGTSRKVDRRVFSTDDEIPQDKINVWCEVFVEELEQWVAVDVVRGKVHCVNEIYSKSTHPLTYAVGWDNNNYLKDLTRRYVPQWNTVTRKQRADNVWWNTAIKPWLGPKTARDREEDERLDQMQLEAPLPKVISEYKNHPLYALQRHLLKFEALYPPDAAVLGFVRKEPVYARECVYVCRSRDTWLKEAKVVKMGEKPYKIVKARPKWDKLSNKMITDKPLEVFGPWQIQDYEPPTAENGIVPRNAYGNVELFKESMLPKGTVHIKLPALNRVAKKLNIDCAPAMTGFDFNGGYTHPVFDGFVVCKEFEEIITEAWVKDQEELEKREREKIETRVYGNWRRLIKGLFIKERLKAKYGFEEPSTSDNKKRKGPRFVTSKKV, encoded by the exons ATGCCTACTACCAGGAAAAAGGTTACAAAAACtgtttataatgaaaatgataGTGAGCCTGACGGAGATTTTAATGATTCTGGATCTGATGCAGTTATATCCTCAGCATCTAGCTCCAATGAAGAAGAGGAACAAAATTCATCGGCTGATGAGTTTAAAAACACAAAGAAACAGAGACGGTATCATTCGAAGGTTCAGACTCCAAGAGTAAAAccacattttacaaaatcacTTCTAGcaacaatacaaaaacaatcaGATAACACAGAAAATGATGAAGAAGCTCCATTAATATCTGTTAAGGATTTAACTGATGCGGATAAACTTCTGCCCCTACTCAATCTCTCTGAGAGTG ATAGCAGCGACGATGAAGGgccaaaaattaaaacagaaaaGAAAACTCCTAAAACAATGTTCTCACAAATTGAAGACTCGGACAGTGAGAGTACAAAGGTTGAATATAAAGAT GTTTTCTCAAATCTCCAAGATGACAGTGAGGAAGTAGCAAGAAAAACATTCTTAGAATTAgagaaacataaaaataaaattgaagagGCAAAAACATCAATTCAAAACTATTGTATAGAGAATTGCAAAAAGGAATCGAATGTGGAAGATCTTCTTGCTTTAGGTGGTGATGTTCTTCCAGAAGAACCTGTAAAAACTAAGAAAAAGACAAGGAAAGTAAAAGAGGACAGTGAATCAGATATGGAAGATTGGGAGGAAGTtaatg AAAGTAAACTCCCAACAAAGGATGGCATTGAGTTATTTGTGGACATTCCTGGTGCATGTTGCAGGAAATCAAAAAAGACTTTAGACGTTGAGATGATGatgaaaagaaaaatgaaCCGAGTAAAGAAAGAACAACAGCTTATAATTCATAAAGTACATGTATTGTGTTGGCTTGGCCACGGTAACTTTGTAAGCGGGGTCTTAAATGATCAAGATATTTTATCTGCAGCACTTTCAATGGTTCCATCCAAAGAATGCTACCCAGGGCAACGAGTCGATATGAAGTATTTAGAACAAATAACTTCATGGTATCACGACAAAGTCATTCTAAAACAAGATAGACACGAAAACAAATTCAGGACTAAAGCACCTCCATTAAAGAACATTCTCCttgaacaaattaaaaagaaagttttctcaacaaagaaatatattgtCTATGTATTTGTTTCTATGCTAAGATCTCTTGGCCTGCAATGCCgtgttatgtttaattttgttactGTTCCAATAAGGCCACCAAATTCAGAACTGTACTCTTTATCCACAAAAGATAAAACagaaaatgataaaaatgaAGGTGATGGTAATAAGACAGATAAAAAAGGAGTAAAGAaggaaagtaaaaaaataaaaattcctcAACTAGATGGTATTTATGATGAAAGTTCCAGTGATAGTAGTGATGAAATGGCCAATATTACTCAATTAGATGGTAATGATGATGTTTCCCCAGTTAAAAGAAGGAACACGAGAagccaaaaaaatattgaaaataaagatGTTTCACCTCCTAAAAGAGCaagaagaaataaagaaatgGAAAAACCGAAGGAAGAACCTGCAGAAAAGCCAAAGAGAAATGtaagaaaaaagaaagatCAGACAGAGGCAAATGAACCACCAAAAATAGTTGTCACAAACGATGAAAACGTCTCCAGCCAATATTTTGAAACTGCAAAACCAACAGTTGAAATAACTAAACGTAAAAGAACAAGAACAACAGGTGCAGCAAAGGTACAAGAAACAAAGCCAAGAACTAAAAGCGCGCCGGGGACATCAAATACAAGCAAATATTTCGatgaaaatgtaaaaacaaGATCAAGAAAAAAAGATGATAATCAAAGAGTTAGTCATAGAGATTTAAAGAAAGAGATACCGAAAGCTAAAAATGATGTAACAGATGATTTGGTGCATATCTTAAAGAGTAGAGTCAAAGAAGCAAAGGAACAAACGAAGAGGTTAAAAGTAAAAG GTAAAGTAAAAGAAGAATCAGAAGACAGTGATTATCTAACAGTGGAATCTCCTAAACGAAGAAGATCTAATAGCAGTGATGAATTTAAACCGAGCAAAATCAGTCCGAAACCGGGAACAAGTCGCAAAGTGGACAGAAGAGTGTTCTCCACAGATGATGAAATTCCTcaagataaaattaatgtatggtGCGAGGTGTTTGTGGAGGAATTGGAACAATGGGTAGCGGTTGATGTTGTTAGGGGAAAGGTGCATTGCGTTAATGAGATATAT AGTAAAAGCACACACCCATTAACATACGCAGTCGGTTGGGATAATAACAACTATTTGAAAGATTTAACGCGCCGTTACGTGCCTCAGTGGAACACGGTTACGCGGAAACAGCGCGCTGATAACGTTTGGTGGAATACAGCGATAAAGCCCTGGCTCGGACCGAAAACCGCAAGAGATAGAGAGGAAGATGAGAGATTGGATCAGATGCAATTGGAAGCGCCGTTGCCGAAGGTTATTTCTGA GTACAAAAACCATCCGTTATACGCcctacagcgccatctgttgaaATTCGAAGCGCTTTATCCCCCCGATGCGGCCGTACTAGGGTTCGTACGTAAGGAACCCGTGTACGCCCGTGAGTGCGTATACGTGTGCCGTTCAAGAGATACGTGGTTAAAGGAAGCCAAGGTTGTCAAAATGGGAGAAAAGCCTTATAAGATCGTTAAGGCTAGGCCCAAATGGGATAAg ctctcaaataaaatgattactGATAAACCCCTGGAAGTGTTCGGGCCTTGGCAAATCCAAGACTATGAGCCGCCGACGGCTGAAAATGGCATAGTCCCCAGAAATGCATACGGAAATGTCGAACTATTCAAGGAATCTATGTTACCCAAGGGAACGGTGCATATTAAGT tGCCAGCTTTAAACAGAGTGGCGAAGAAACTAAACATAGATTGCGCCCCGGCTATGACGGGTTTCGATTTCAATGGCGGCTACACTCATCCGGTGTTCGATGGATTCGTTGTTTGCAAGGAATTCGAGGAAATCATCACTGAAGCTTGGGTTAAG GACCAAGAAGAGTTAGAGAAGAGAGAAAGAGAAAAAATTGAGACGCGTGTCTATGGTAATTGGAGGAGGCTCATTAAAGGCCTCTTTATTAAAGAGAGGCTCAAAGCTAAATATGGATTTGAAGAGCCGAGTACTTCTGATAATAAGAAACGTAAAGGGCCGCGATTCGTAACTTCTAAGaaggtttaa
- the LOC125061509 gene encoding DNA repair protein complementing XP-C cells homolog isoform X2: protein MFSQIEDSDSESTKVEYKDVFSNLQDDSEEVARKTFLELEKHKNKIEEAKTSIQNYCIENCKKESNVEDLLALGGDVLPEEPVKTKKKTRKVKEDSESDMEDWEEVNESKLPTKDGIELFVDIPGACCRKSKKTLDVEMMMKRKMNRVKKEQQLIIHKVHVLCWLGHGNFVSGVLNDQDILSAALSMVPSKECYPGQRVDMKYLEQITSWYHDKVILKQDRHENKFRTKAPPLKNILLEQIKKKVFSTKKYIVYVFVSMLRSLGLQCRVMFNFVTVPIRPPNSELYSLSTKDKTENDKNEGDGNKTDKKGVKKESKKIKIPQLDGIYDESSSDSSDEMANITQLDGNDDVSPVKRRNTRSQKNIENKDVSPPKRARRNKEMEKPKEEPAEKPKRNVRKKKDQTEANEPPKIVVTNDENVSSQYFETAKPTVEITKRKRTRTTGAAKVQETKPRTKSAPGTSNTSKYFDENVKTRSRKKDDNQRVSHRDLKKEIPKAKNDVTDDLVHILKSRVKEAKEQTKRLKVKGKVKEESEDSDYLTVESPKRRRSNSSDEFKPSKISPKPGTSRKVDRRVFSTDDEIPQDKINVWCEVFVEELEQWVAVDVVRGKVHCVNEIYSKSTHPLTYAVGWDNNNYLKDLTRRYVPQWNTVTRKQRADNVWWNTAIKPWLGPKTARDREEDERLDQMQLEAPLPKVISEYKNHPLYALQRHLLKFEALYPPDAAVLGFVRKEPVYARECVYVCRSRDTWLKEAKVVKMGEKPYKIVKARPKWDKLSNKMITDKPLEVFGPWQIQDYEPPTAENGIVPRNAYGNVELFKESMLPKGTVHIKLPALNRVAKKLNIDCAPAMTGFDFNGGYTHPVFDGFVVCKEFEEIITEAWVKDQEELEKREREKIETRVYGNWRRLIKGLFIKERLKAKYGFEEPSTSDNKKRKGPRFVTSKKV from the exons ATGTTCTCACAAATTGAAGACTCGGACAGTGAGAGTACAAAGGTTGAATATAAAGAT GTTTTCTCAAATCTCCAAGATGACAGTGAGGAAGTAGCAAGAAAAACATTCTTAGAATTAgagaaacataaaaataaaattgaagagGCAAAAACATCAATTCAAAACTATTGTATAGAGAATTGCAAAAAGGAATCGAATGTGGAAGATCTTCTTGCTTTAGGTGGTGATGTTCTTCCAGAAGAACCTGTAAAAACTAAGAAAAAGACAAGGAAAGTAAAAGAGGACAGTGAATCAGATATGGAAGATTGGGAGGAAGTtaatg AAAGTAAACTCCCAACAAAGGATGGCATTGAGTTATTTGTGGACATTCCTGGTGCATGTTGCAGGAAATCAAAAAAGACTTTAGACGTTGAGATGATGatgaaaagaaaaatgaaCCGAGTAAAGAAAGAACAACAGCTTATAATTCATAAAGTACATGTATTGTGTTGGCTTGGCCACGGTAACTTTGTAAGCGGGGTCTTAAATGATCAAGATATTTTATCTGCAGCACTTTCAATGGTTCCATCCAAAGAATGCTACCCAGGGCAACGAGTCGATATGAAGTATTTAGAACAAATAACTTCATGGTATCACGACAAAGTCATTCTAAAACAAGATAGACACGAAAACAAATTCAGGACTAAAGCACCTCCATTAAAGAACATTCTCCttgaacaaattaaaaagaaagttttctcaacaaagaaatatattgtCTATGTATTTGTTTCTATGCTAAGATCTCTTGGCCTGCAATGCCgtgttatgtttaattttgttactGTTCCAATAAGGCCACCAAATTCAGAACTGTACTCTTTATCCACAAAAGATAAAACagaaaatgataaaaatgaAGGTGATGGTAATAAGACAGATAAAAAAGGAGTAAAGAaggaaagtaaaaaaataaaaattcctcAACTAGATGGTATTTATGATGAAAGTTCCAGTGATAGTAGTGATGAAATGGCCAATATTACTCAATTAGATGGTAATGATGATGTTTCCCCAGTTAAAAGAAGGAACACGAGAagccaaaaaaatattgaaaataaagatGTTTCACCTCCTAAAAGAGCaagaagaaataaagaaatgGAAAAACCGAAGGAAGAACCTGCAGAAAAGCCAAAGAGAAATGtaagaaaaaagaaagatCAGACAGAGGCAAATGAACCACCAAAAATAGTTGTCACAAACGATGAAAACGTCTCCAGCCAATATTTTGAAACTGCAAAACCAACAGTTGAAATAACTAAACGTAAAAGAACAAGAACAACAGGTGCAGCAAAGGTACAAGAAACAAAGCCAAGAACTAAAAGCGCGCCGGGGACATCAAATACAAGCAAATATTTCGatgaaaatgtaaaaacaaGATCAAGAAAAAAAGATGATAATCAAAGAGTTAGTCATAGAGATTTAAAGAAAGAGATACCGAAAGCTAAAAATGATGTAACAGATGATTTGGTGCATATCTTAAAGAGTAGAGTCAAAGAAGCAAAGGAACAAACGAAGAGGTTAAAAGTAAAAG GTAAAGTAAAAGAAGAATCAGAAGACAGTGATTATCTAACAGTGGAATCTCCTAAACGAAGAAGATCTAATAGCAGTGATGAATTTAAACCGAGCAAAATCAGTCCGAAACCGGGAACAAGTCGCAAAGTGGACAGAAGAGTGTTCTCCACAGATGATGAAATTCCTcaagataaaattaatgtatggtGCGAGGTGTTTGTGGAGGAATTGGAACAATGGGTAGCGGTTGATGTTGTTAGGGGAAAGGTGCATTGCGTTAATGAGATATAT AGTAAAAGCACACACCCATTAACATACGCAGTCGGTTGGGATAATAACAACTATTTGAAAGATTTAACGCGCCGTTACGTGCCTCAGTGGAACACGGTTACGCGGAAACAGCGCGCTGATAACGTTTGGTGGAATACAGCGATAAAGCCCTGGCTCGGACCGAAAACCGCAAGAGATAGAGAGGAAGATGAGAGATTGGATCAGATGCAATTGGAAGCGCCGTTGCCGAAGGTTATTTCTGA GTACAAAAACCATCCGTTATACGCcctacagcgccatctgttgaaATTCGAAGCGCTTTATCCCCCCGATGCGGCCGTACTAGGGTTCGTACGTAAGGAACCCGTGTACGCCCGTGAGTGCGTATACGTGTGCCGTTCAAGAGATACGTGGTTAAAGGAAGCCAAGGTTGTCAAAATGGGAGAAAAGCCTTATAAGATCGTTAAGGCTAGGCCCAAATGGGATAAg ctctcaaataaaatgattactGATAAACCCCTGGAAGTGTTCGGGCCTTGGCAAATCCAAGACTATGAGCCGCCGACGGCTGAAAATGGCATAGTCCCCAGAAATGCATACGGAAATGTCGAACTATTCAAGGAATCTATGTTACCCAAGGGAACGGTGCATATTAAGT tGCCAGCTTTAAACAGAGTGGCGAAGAAACTAAACATAGATTGCGCCCCGGCTATGACGGGTTTCGATTTCAATGGCGGCTACACTCATCCGGTGTTCGATGGATTCGTTGTTTGCAAGGAATTCGAGGAAATCATCACTGAAGCTTGGGTTAAG GACCAAGAAGAGTTAGAGAAGAGAGAAAGAGAAAAAATTGAGACGCGTGTCTATGGTAATTGGAGGAGGCTCATTAAAGGCCTCTTTATTAAAGAGAGGCTCAAAGCTAAATATGGATTTGAAGAGCCGAGTACTTCTGATAATAAGAAACGTAAAGGGCCGCGATTCGTAACTTCTAAGaaggtttaa